TACGATCGTTAGATAGAGCACAATTGTATCACGGTGTCTTGCCGTGGAAAAGGTACGGAAACAAGGTGAATCTATTATTTATGATTGAACGGGGCTGCCGAATCGATATCTGGACTCCACATTGAGACCCCACTAGTTTACGTTCCCtgctacatactgtaagCCAGTCTTCCTGAAATCATCGTTGCCAGCCTTTGCCCCAACTATATGCACTCCCTCAGTTCATCATATTCAAGAAAAATCACTCACAAATTCCCTCTTTGATggtatttcttttttcgGGCCGCCATAAGGCGCAAACGGCCATCGACATTACAAGACACAGGGCTTGGTACTCGATGATAATTCTAACCTAATAAGACGAGATAGACGGCAAATTGAGTCTTTACGGCTGCTGAAGAGTTTGTTACTTGTGTGAGTGGGTAGATGCTTGCGGCACTGCAGCTACAGAGAAGTTATTTGCTGAGTGGTGCATTCCATCTTGCCATCTTCTGGAAACTACGATcttatctacaagtagtgatCTCTTTGTATTCAAGTTGATCTTTTTTGCGGGACCTATCAAGGTCAACTCTACCTGAATCAACTGTTGACCTCCATCCTACATCAGTGCCCATGTATGTAATAATTCATCACCAGCTTCTCCGATCAGAATCATTTGTATCGTCGGTGTTCAACAGATGCGTCTAGCTGGTTAAAGCTCGTATTACAGTATTGATTTACCTGGTGTGACTTCTTGGCAGGGCTCTTTGATCTATTTTCAACTTCACCACTTATTAATTTATCGCTatgtatttttttcaaaTATTTTCCAATTTCTCCCGTTAATTTGAGAAATAAAACCCCCCGCTTAATCATCTCTAAATCATGGCTCAAGTTTTTATCAAGGTGCATTAAGTTCAACGGGCAGGCGCTACTTGGAGGCGAAGAATAATTGAAAACAAATGTACTTGCTATTCTAATAAAAATACAGTAAAAATAATATTAAACATTTCATATCAATAATTGCAACCAGTAATTCGTTACATTTCAAATGTTTTCTCCCTTAAGAATCTCTTaagaacaagaaccagTTAATCCTGTGCCTTCTCAGCTCCAAACTCTATCTGAAAAGTTTCTGGTTTTCCAAAAAAATTCCTCCCGTGCATAGTCTTATTTCCCacccaccacacacacacacacgaaCACACAATGGGAGCCCCCAAGTTGAAGGATTCTCTCAAGGCCGCTAAGGCCAACGACAAGGCCGCCAAGCTGACTGCCAAAAAGGGCGTTCTtcccaagcccaaggacCTGGCAGTAGttgccaagcagcagattgCGCACGAGGacgatggagatgatgaggaggacgaagatgatgaagaggaagacgaggaggacgaggaggacgaggaggacgaggacaagACTCCTGTTCTGTCTCGAAAGGAGGCTCGAAAGATGAAGAagcttgctgctgctgctgctgctgccgaggaggacgatgatgaggaAGACGATGATGAGGTTCCCCAGCTTTACGACACCACCCGTCTCGATCTGTCCGAGTCCGAATCCGAGATTGAGAATGTCGAGAacgaggtggaggacaTTCCCCTGTCTGATGTGGAGCTCGATTCCGACAACGACGCCATCCCCTACCAGAAGGTGACCAAGAACAACAAGCCTGCCCTGATGCAGGCCAAGGCTCGAATCTCGTTGCCCTACGCCAAAATGACCTTTGTCGACACCCTTGTGCATACGTCTGGAGCCatcgagctcaaggacatctacgacgacatggagaaggagctggcgTTCTACAAGCAGGGTCTGGATGCTGCCAAGGTGGCTCGaaaggagctgctcaaggccaaggttCCGTTTACCCGACCTCTGGACTACTTTGCCGAGATGGTCAAGTCCGACGAACacatggagaagctcaagcagaagctgaTCGAGGAAgccacctccaagaaggCTTCCGAGGAGGCACGACGACAGCGAGACCTCAAGAAGTTTGGTAAGAAGGTGCAGCACaacaagctgcaggagcgagccaaggacaagaaggagactcTGGAAAAGATCAAGTCCTTGAAGCGAAAACGAGCTGGCCAGGAGATGACCTCCGAGGAGTTTGACATTGCCGTCGAGGAGGCGGCTGCCGACAACCATAATATTGAGGGCAAGAACCACAAGAGACAGGCCAAGGATGCCAAATTTGGATTCGGTGGCAAGAAGCGATTCCGAAAGGCCAACACCTCCGAGAGCTCGGGCGACCTGTCGGGCTTCAACCAGAAGAGAAATAACGCTCCTGTTAAGAAGCGTCAGCAGTCGAGACCCGGCAAGAGTCGACGAAACCGGGGTTAGAACAGGAAGGTAAAAGGAACTGATTATTCAGAGGTAATAGATTGAATGTTGAACTTATTACACGTGTACGAGTAGCATACCCACTGTAGATCTGCAAAGCTAGATGAGGTTGAAAACGTAAATACTGTAGCGACGAGATAGCGAAGATGATTTGATAGGGTACAATagcgagtacgagcacaagTACCCAGTGTGTGATCTACATTGAAGGGGTATAACTtaagctacaagtacaagtacaagtaccggtatAATGAGGTGGGGTCCATTTGTGTATGTGTACGTATTACTAAGTCAACATGTCaacatacaagtacatctTGTACTAGAACATACTGCAATGTTTCACAGTGTAATCTGACTCCAATGTGATACAGTGATGGAGATGTGACTCAGCTGTGGCTCAAGCCCTGACACCGACAATAGACATAGAGTCATGCTTTTGACTGACACTTTGCACCATGACCAACCTTTTGCCCACCTAACGACTTGTGCTGGATAACACAGGCCACGCACCAGAGCACCAGGTAGACTCGGACCAATTCAAACGGGTAACGGCATTGTTCTCTTTGCAGGCCTGAACTCAACACAGCAACCCTTCGGACCGTTGTTCTCAAGGTCAATGTCATCCAGCAGAGCCGTTCATACCCAAATTCAATTGATCTAGTGAACCCTGGTCACTATGGTGATGTGTCACGAAAGGCTGTCCCGATTGAGAGCTTTCGCCCACCAAATCGAGTTGTATCGTCTCACACCTTACAACACCGATCTCACACTTACCTCATTGGTCTTACTTATCTCACACCCATCTCATTTATCTCACACTTGAATAAGAACTTGAGACCGACGAAACGATCCAGGTCTCTCCCTTtatctcttttttttttttttccttttaTTACTAGCTTTTACACTTTTTCATGGGTTATTGCGGGGAGCCTATTAAAATGGTCTATAACTTCAGGAGGGGAAATAGTGCACAAAGGTACAGTTGTTACCATATCAGGGTGGGTTAGAGTCTCATTAAGGTAAAACACTCGTGGAGTTCTATGTGCGGATTTGTTGCTGTAGCTGTTCGAGATGAAAGTAGAATGAGGTTCCAGTCGGATCTTCCGGAAGGTATTTTTCGCCGATCTCTTCTGATCTCGCGTGGCGTGTACTTAAAGCCGAGTGATGTTACTTCGGTTAGAGTTGACACCCTTGCAGTCCTGCAGACACGACAAAGGTGTCAGTTCGATTCTTGGTTGCGCAGACAGAAAATTATCACCCTCATTAGTCGAAATGGCCTGACAGAAGCTGCAGAGAAGAGCAGCCAGGTCTAAAAATTTACCCGAATTTTTAGTATGCCGGAATTTCGGCCCTTTTCTGGTTCAGATCCATCCCAGCATCATCTCGTTATAtttatacttgtaccttTTATACAACCGTACCTACGTATATGTCAGTCACTTAGCTCCCGCAACTCATTTTTCATAGGCGCAGGGTGTGGCGTTCAAAAGTGTCCAGTGAGTGAACCCCAAGTTTGACAAGTAACATACTGACCATAAGCGCTCATTGAACAACCAACAGTGTGTCACTCCCCTGTGCAGCAAGCCAGTTCGTAAAGGTCAACCATTGTATACGATGCTGCATCCAAACGATGGTTGGTATGCAATATTGGCAAAAAGCAGACCACCTGTCAAGTTGGTTGCTCTTCTCAGCGGTCTCTTTTGTTGAACTGGAACATGTGAGATAGCCAAGAGAATGTGTCACATCTCTGGAGCAGCGAATACAACTCACAAGGGTCGACTATGAGGTTGCGCGGGTAAAGTGTGCGCTACAGGATACGTACAATAGACAGGCCCCGGTTCCTTCAAACACTCGAGAAGCTAACTCCGATTGTTGAATTGAATCGTTTTTTTCTGCGAAAAGCTGAATACTGTAAAGTCGTTTGCTCTCCACCGATCCTCTTGCTCACAGACTGAACCCTGGACCTTCAacaagagaaaaagaaacgaaagAGACATTGAATGATTGGATTTGAGCATAGGCAAGTTTAGTGCACTCAAGAGTAGATGGAGTTGTTCAACTTGTTTTCCCCAACTCAGCCGCCTTAGCGGGTTGACAGTCGTATAACCAAAGCGTAAAGGTCAGGTACAAACGTAGGTCATGTTCTATTATTGGACGCAATTGCTGCTGCCAGGGGCGAAAGAACAGGTTTAGAAGACGGGAAGGCAGCGGAGAAGGCACTCTGCAGAAGTCGCTTGTTTATTCTCCTTGGGGATTGATGGCTGCTTTGGCGGGGATGTATCGTCAACAGATCGTAATAGCTGGGAACAAACCACCGGCCCCGATGAATAGCAGAGCTGCCATAGCTCACAAGTTGTATGATTGTTTATGAAAGGCACACAATGAAACTGACTTCTCACAACCTCCGAGGTCTTACAAACTACTCAAATTTAACGTCCCAAACACATTTTTATGTGTTGGAGTCGCATGGAAGTTGGCCAACTTCCAAGGCACTTCGAATGGACCCTGTAACCTCAATTCAGCTGCTTAGCGAGACTCGGAGACACCCGAACAAGGACTAGAACGCCGGGAAGCCCATGAGCTGTTTCGCTTATTCCTTCTTTGCTTCAGATATGGAAGTTTGAGGTGGTGTGATGATTCTCTAAAGGATGACCCTTGACTAGACTTAGGTGGTGGCTGCTTGAAAAAGCAACAGCACTTGCAAGTATCCACGAAACAAAGACCGCTTGAGTTTTCCTCCCTTGTAACCAAGACCTATAGctggacgacaaggagagaGTCTATATGTCGATAATGAATAGAAGACTTTGAGTGTCCCGTTGCCTGGGCATCAAATTGCttgactacttgtattcTCCAGGTTCTATAGACTCTAGACTCTATAGTCGTTGCTTTTTGTTTCTATTCAGGCCCACGATTTCGGCCCATGACTTTGGTTTCGACAAGAACTCCACGGTTGGTCATCTTCAACCCGCGGATTTAGCAGAGCTTCCCGTCATCAGACATTTGGTAAGACTCTAGTTTCACCAGATGGCCTGGAATGTGCCCAAACCGTCAGATGCAGAAGTATACGATTCATGTAACAAGGAACTCTATCCTTTTCTTCAACCATGGTCACGTTCTCATAGCTACAGGGGTGGTCGTTTACTTGACTTTTTGTTTTCCAACCAGGTCGCTTGTCTGCGGGGTCGATGCAGGGTGCTGCTTTGACATATACGGCCCTCATGCTGGGTGCTCTGGCAGGCAGCGAGGGTGCGGGATGGATGGAGAGTGAGACAGGAGCATTCTCAACAGCATTCCCAAACGGGCAAAAGAGCAGCTTaaagaaaaaagaataTCTTTCGTCTCAGAAGTCCCcagaaagaaaaaataaattaGATTCCAGCTAGATGTGCTTTTTTAACGTTGGCCCAAACAGAGCCCACTGCCAGGGGGCCTTCAAGTTGGCGGTGTTCATTAGTCCAGCAGCCTACTGTTTACCAGCCAGCTGTGCTTCGTTGGGTCCCGGATATGGTACAGACGCAGCAAGACAGGACAAGGAGTTACTCCGCTGCACATTGCATTCGACCGGAAACACGGAGAGCATGGCGTACATACGGATCGTccaacagcagctcaaTACGAGAGCAAACATTTAGTGCCAGTCAGGTTTTCTCCTGAGACACTCGGGGTTGTCGCGGCCACCGCAGCACCAGTATTCACCGTCCCAGTTGGGGTTTGGTGTCTTACAGACGTGTCAGAAGCCAAGCGGCTTTATGCCACCTCCCACCCCCTTGTCTTTCTCCGATCCCCAGCACGATGAAAACCTTAGCCGAGATGTCCCTTCTATTTCAAGCATCATACGCGATACCTTGAAAATTGTAAAAGGTATTGAGTTTCCAAggttttgtgtttttgtatGCCGGGCAGTAAGCTTTTGCGATTTCCTCCACTTTGTGTTTTCAACCTCTTCACACACATAACTCCaaaccacaaaaccacaaaaccacaaaaccacaaaaccacaaaaccacaaaaTGACATGTGCAGGATGCGATCTTGATGTTGAGACAAGGTCAACAAGAGCCAAGACGTGAATGATGCCCACTGGCTGCCAgcttttgtgtttttcaCCCCGACTTTCTTTGTCTTAGGGGGTTGTAAACAGCCAGATTACTGGTTTTGGCTCGTTTCATCCAAAAATGGAGCTCACAGCAATTCTTGAGACCTAGAGTGGCCGTGGACTCGGACGGGACGTCGACAAGGGTCTTAATATCTTCTCAGGTCCTTCCCTGGCGCTCAAAGGGACTCAATAGTGCCCTACAAGCCCAAAGATACAGGAGTTATAGACAATCCACCCTAGTTATACCAACCCGATAGGCAATCGATCTACCGATCATCCAGCGGGCGAACCATAGCTCCAGACGTTTAAACACAAGCTCAGCAGTGCCGCTGTGCAGGTTGGCAGCCCTCTGCGAGCAAAACCGTACAGGGACCTAACCTGACTTTGCAAACAAAGAAGACAAATCAGTCAGTTCCTGGTGAATGCACAATCAAACCACCCATGCCAATAGGAAACTGTCAATTCGCCAAAGATATAAAGTCTGGACGGAATCCTCCACTTggttctccagcttcttcacGACACTCGCTCAATCACCTAATACCCCCTTTCTGTTCGACCTTTCTTTTCGACGAACGACTTAACAACCGTCAATGTGAGTATCTACCCCTCCACACAACGTCTCTGACTGATCGCTGCTCATCATCGCCAATCTCCCGAGTGCAAATCCGACTATCACGCTGATCAGTGCTAACATAGTACAAGTGTCTGGTGCATAAGATTCAAACTTACCCAGTACTTGGCTCTGTGAGTACGAGGATCCCCTGCAACTGTGGGGACCCCCTGTTGGGAGAGCACCTGTCACTGATACGCGACTGGCACTGAACGGGAATATCCAGGGTTAATCAGTGGCGGCCATTCCCTCTCATTCGGGGTGGTGTGTTGGATACTTTTCGCTGTAAGGTGCAGGCCCACCACAGGCAGGGTCTTAGCGTGGCACTAAAATGCTGCTTTACTGGGCAGACAGCAGGCTGCCACGCTACCAATTGCAAGCCAATGTCAATGCCCACAAAATTTTCTGCAACAATGTACTAACAACAGATAATGAAGTTCTCAATTGTGTTGCCCCTTGCGGGTGCACtcctggctgctgctggtcctATTCAGCAGCACCCCATGGAGGGCTGTGTCCCCCGAAGTGTCTTCGACCTTGATGGTTGTCTCGACACTTGCAACGATTTCCTCGTCAGCGACTCTGACCCCGAGCAGGTGAGTATCCACCCCCCGTTTTGAAAAACTGTCTCACTATGATGTTTCACGAGGGCAGCCATATGGTGATCTTTCTACTCGTTTAGGCGGGGTGTCAAAAGCTTAAAGGCTTAGACGTGAACGCACCAGAAGTGCTTTTGTGCACCCCTCCCAACTCTATTTTGACACCACCGTGTTGTTGTGATGCTTGAGCGGTAAACTCAACCTCACAACCTcacaaacaccacacaaTCACAGAAACTAACAATAGTGCCTGCAGTGCCTGACTGTCTATGAGCTCGACAACAAAAACACCGTGCTCAGCAccctggaggagcagggcCTCCCCATGCAGCCTGAGGTGCCCGTTTGTGGTGTCTCCGCCCCCATGATTACCCCCGGCCCCGCTATTCCCGTTCTCGCTAAACGAGCTCCCATCTCCACCGTCACATCTTGCTCTGCTCCTCCCAGTGATCAGCAGACCTGTTTCAACCAGTGTGCCGCTGTCATTCGAGACATTGCTCTTTGTCTGGGCATCCAGTCCTGCATTTGTGACCGAATCTCTAAGACCCTGGACAATATCAACAACTGTCTGGATTGTGTGACCCATTTCACTGCCCTGAACAACATCCTGGATATCCCCAACCAGATTGTCAAGTTCCTGGCCGGCTGCAGCCAGCCCACTACTGCTGAGCCCGTTTGTGTCACCAGTGTCATTGATCCTGATGTGACTTGTGAACCTCCTCAGGTGTCCACCACCTGTACTGCTCCTCCCAAGCCTAACCTGTCTTTCTTGCAGTGTACCCAGACTTGTACCAgcatcatcaccaacgtCGGTCTATGTCTGGGTGTTAAGGATTGCGTGTGTTCGCGGCTGATTGGTCTCACCTCTTCCATCGCTACCTGCCTGTCCTGTATCACCATCTTCGACCTGTCGGCCATCCCTAACCTGGCTACTGGTCTGCTCAACTGGCTTGGAAACTGTGGACTGGACGCTGGTCAGACTCTGCAGTGTGATACCAGCACCACTCCCGGTGCTTGTCAAACCATCGCTCCTCCTTCGTCGTCGACCGTCGAGGCCACCACAACTTCGGCTgagtcttcttcgtctgaggctccttcttcgtctgctgctccttccAGCTCTGCATCTTCCGAGGGACCTTCCTCCACCGAAGCTTCTTCGTCTACTGAGgctccctcttcttcttccgaggctccctcttcttcttccgaggttccctcttcttctgaggcCCCTAGCTCTTCCGCTGCCGAGTCCTCGACCGAggctgcctcttccactgatgCTGCTTCATCGACTGAGGCTcccgcttcttcttccgaggCCCCCAGCTCCTCTGCTGCCGAGTCTTCCACTGAGGCTTCCTCCGCTCCCAGCTCTTCTGATGCTGTCTCCAGCACTGAGGCTCCCAGCTCCTCTGACAACTCGGCTGCTTCTTCTACCACAGATGGATCTGGcgcttcttccactgatACTGGTGCTTCTTCAACTGATACTGGTGCGTCTTCTACTGATGCTggtgcttcttccactgatgctggtgcttcttccactgatgCTGGTGCTTCTTCTACTGATGCTggtgcttcttccactgatgctggtgcttcttccactgatgctggtgcttcttccactgatgCTGGTGCTTCGTCCACTGATGCTGGTGCTTCGTCCACTGAGACTGGTGCTTCCACTACCGACAACTCAggtgcttcttccactACCGACAACTCCggtgcttcttccactACCGACAACTCCGGTGCTTCTTCCACCGCCTCTAACACTGAcggctctggatcttccACTGAtggttctggatcttcCACCACTGACAACTCTGGCCAGTCTTCTGTCCCCAGCTCTGTcactgctcctccttcttctgcaacAGGCCCTGTTGCTACTACGATCACTTCTTGCAGCTCCATCACCTACCCCAAGGAGACCTGTATTCAGAAGTGCAGTGATGTCATCAGCCAAATCGCTCTCTGTGTTGGCGTGAAGCAGTGCATCTGTGACCGACTCCTTACTCTCAACGACAACGTCAACGCCTGTCTATCTTGTGTCACCTACATTGACTTCACTGGTATCTTTGATATTCCCGGTCAGCTTCTCCAGTTCCTTGGCCAGTGTGA
This genomic interval from Yarrowia lipolytica chromosome 1E, complete sequence contains the following:
- a CDS encoding uncharacterized protein (Compare to YALI0E05797g, similar to Saccharomyces cerevisiae EBP2 (YKL172W); ancestral locus Anc_1.175, similar to uniprot|P36049 Saccharomyces cerevisiae YKL172w EBP2 required for pre-rRNA processing and ribosomal subunit assembly), with the translated sequence MGAPKLKDSLKAAKANDKAAKLTAKKGVLPKPKDLAVVAKQQIAHEDDGDDEEDEDDEEEDEEDEEDEEDEDKTPVLSRKEARKMKKLAAAAAAAEEDDDEEDDDEVPQLYDTTRLDLSESESEIENVENEVEDIPLSDVELDSDNDAIPYQKVTKNNKPALMQAKARISLPYAKMTFVDTLVHTSGAIELKDIYDDMEKELAFYKQGLDAAKVARKELLKAKVPFTRPLDYFAEMVKSDEHMEKLKQKLIEEATSKKASEEARRQRDLKKFGKKVQHNKLQERAKDKKETLEKIKSLKRKRAGQEMTSEEFDIAVEEAAADNHNIEGKNHKRQAKDAKFGFGGKKRFRKANTSESSGDLSGFNQKRNNAPVKKRQQSRPGKSRRNRG